From the Hordeum vulgare subsp. vulgare chromosome 1H, MorexV3_pseudomolecules_assembly, whole genome shotgun sequence genome, the window tccttggcctccctccTAAGTGGGAGAAGGTTTTCCCCTCTCGCTCATGAAGTTTATGCCCCCCGAAGGGCAAGAGCCCCCTTTAAGATTGAATCTTTCTATGGTTGTATTTTTCTAGATGCCGAAATCCGAGTCCCGTCGCCATTTCATTGATCATGGGAGTTTCGTAACCCCGAAAAATCCTGCATGTCTGGTATTGATGTGAAATTTCTTCCATTGCAGCCAGAACcacagaaaaataagaagaaaaatgtCCGTCAGTCCTCCCACATGTTTGACTTTAACTTCTTTATGCCCGTCAGTCCTCCCACACGTTTGACTTTAACTTCTTTATGCCCGTCAGTCCTCCCACACGTTTGACTTTAACTTCTTTATGCCCGTCAGTCCTCCCACATGTGCGTTTAAGGTAGAGTGTTAGAGTGGTGTTAGACCAAACTTAATTTATGAAAGTAGAAACGGTGTGAAAAAACAAACAGGTAAGAGATCACGCACCACACACAAAAAAGTCAAGAGAACATCGTTCCTCGTCACGAAGCATTTTCCAGTGGTTGGGGCTTATCTTTTACCGGTACTGCTGCAGTGCTGCTCATGGTTAAATTCTACTGCAGTCCTTTGACTTCCACTGGTTCAGACATCTTTTCCGTAGTAATATCGTCCGTCGGTGTTGGACCGTGGATGTTAGCATGCCATTTACCACTTCAAACAAAAACAGCCTCAATGTTTCTCCAAATTTACTGCCTTCCTGTGAAATCATGAGAAATTCCGGTACCATTCATGCATCTCAAACAGACACTTCATAATTTGTTATCTTCATGTTCTCTCAAGACCAAAAGGGTTATCGCTTGGACGTATCACAAACTGAACCACAAAAAGAATGTGCTCTTATATGTCAGTTGCCATGCCTCACCTCATCAAAGAAGACAATCTGGCATCAACTTCCTATGCAACGGAACAGCGGAACAAGCTACGCTACACGCAGGAATCGTGCGTGACATAAGCCATGAGGCTGGGATTAACGAAAGGTCCCTTTAGGTTAGCTGGCCACACGTTGTCTAACAGAAATTCGGCACTTGGCAGATAGCATAACAGAAAACAGCTCCCTATTGATTCTTCGTCGAGCAATCATCGATGTAACCTGGAGGCTCATCGAAGTGCATCGAATACCCGAACTTCTAGATTTCATACCTAGGTGCATCGAATACAAACCTATACAGTATATCTGTGAATTACACTCCAGATGCATGTAGGTAACAGCACTGTAGCAGCTAGGAGGCATCCAGCTTCTGACTCTCTTTGGATCCTTGATCAGAAGTGACCTCCATTTCTTTCTTTCTCGTCGAAATTCAGAGTCAATTATATTTCCAGTAGTGTCTCATGGTGCTTTCTCTCCATTCAGTTTCACCGCAGCAGCTTCCTCCTGTATTTCAGAGGTAGTGCTAACATTACCCTCTTCTATGGGTCCTGTTCCTTTGATGCTTCCTACTTTCACATACTTGCTGGTGAACTTGTACTCCCAGTCCTGCAAGGCACTAAGCTCAAATGAACCAAGGCCAGATACATCACCTGTCAGATCTTGTGGCTCAAAGGACATCTTCGCCAATGCCCTACTGGCATCTTTACCAGCAAACAATGCATATGGTCCACCAGGCCCATAGAACAGTCTGCAAAGCAACAAATCAAATCAGCAACAGCCAATAGTGATGTAGATCAATGTCAAAAACCATGTCATGGCACAAATAGCAAATTAACAATTTCATCTTTGACGGCGAAAGGTTGAGTTAAAAACTTCGGATCGGAAGAAAAATAGCACTAATactttggagaagggatatgtgtTGTCTCATTGTacaccagaagagaaaaagaaattatgttttcATACGATTTAAATTGGAGTAAGTTTCCAAAAGTTAACAGTCCATATAACGAAGTTCTAACCTTGTTGGTGCACTGCAAAAATATAATACAGTTAATTAGGCATGCAATTCCCTGTCTGTTATCAGTTTATCATGGTAGTTCCCATGAGCCTCAAGGCAACTCAAATgatagtactccctccgatccaaattAGTTGTCGCAGCTTTAGTTAAGTTGTACTAAAGCTGCAAGTATTAATTTGGATCGAAGGAGCATTAAAGTTTATTAACTTGTCACTGGATTTTTCATTTAAGTATGAGGATAATAATATATATGGAATAGTGACGAATAAGTTAACTTGAACATACAATCTCTAAATACACCATGCAGATTAACATTGAACAACTGAACCCATATCAGCTCCAAACATACCAACAGCAGAAATGGTCTATGCCAGGCATCAGTATTGAGAAGCTCTAGTAGTCTATATGCAGCATGTACATTTTATATGCATGTCTGAATGTCCGTCAAATATTTCATGAACAACTGGTCCAATAGCTTCTAACACCGAAATCACTTACACCTTTCTTTGCTAACCACTTGGGCTTGCCAAAAAAGTCACTGCAGTTCCCATACATGAGAACAAAATATGAACTCAAGTCAATGCGTGTATTAATCGTCTTATTGCACAACTGCCTATGATTCTTCAAAATACCGCCTTTGACTTATTTTGCACAATTTCCTACGATTCTCATTTGGGTTGCTAGACAAACATGGTACGAGCATAGAAGAACTATTCATTTGCTTCCAGGTTTAGGCTATCAGCTCTTTGAGACTATGAAGAATGTTTTCACTTGAGAGAGTATTTTCTAGAGAACTTTGCTTGTAGGAGTACTAGACAACAAGAGATACCACTGATCAGTTGATCACAACCGAACTCTGAATGATATTTATTTTTCGAACAGAATTCTGAATGATTGAAATTGTGGTCATAGCTGACGGTCTGAATTCGAAGCAACAGAGCCAAAAATGGAGGTCCGTAGAATACAGGGCTCAAGGAAATCGACCTGCTCTGGGAGACGTCGTAGATCTGCCCCTTGATGGCCATGAGAAGCGGCTTCTCGGGGTCAGACCCGTCGTACTGCCGCAGCTCATCCGCCGTGATCTCCCCCACCTGCACTGGCTCCAGAGCTGGTGGCAGCGCCTCATCAGCCACCTCCTGCCGTCGTCGCGGCGGCGGAGGTGGCGGGGCGAGGAGGCCGGACGCCACCTTGTAGACCACCGCTGCGGCAGCCACGGCGGCGAGCACCGTCCCCGGAGGCGCGCTCCTCGCTGCCTGCCACAGCTCGGCCACTGCCACCGGACAATCGGAGGAGAAAACACATCAGGCTACGAAGGAAGTCCGAAACGAGGATCGGATCCTTGCTAAAACTCTAAAACAAAACGGAGAACTCACTCTTCCCCGAGATCCCGTGTCCGCCTGGAGCAGCGCTACACCGCACAACGCCGGAGACGCGCTTGCCGGGAAGCCGCGGCGACGCTGTAGCTCGCCGTCTGCTGACCGGCGCCGCGGCCGAGCGAAGGGTCGCCGCAGAGAGGGCTGAGCAAGCTGCCATACTACGATCCGACGAAAAGTACTGCCTACTGACGCAGTACAGGCACCCCCTCCTTGACCTTAAACTACCATCTGTACAGTCAGCTAGACAAATTAACAGTCCAGCCGGAGTAATTTGCTTAATAAAGAATTATAGTTATATTTTTGTGAAATGTTAGTATTACTACAGCAGCAGAAATTAAAAGGCATGCTACGCGTTGGTCGGTGGATCAAAAATCCGCTGCCTCGCGAGCCGTCGATTTTTTTGCACTAGTTTCTTTCAATAACTCTGGTTGTGAAAacttctttttttattattttctgtAACAAATCCTTTGTTGTAaattttttttctaattttctgcAACGAGTCCTTGTTGCAAAaccttttatttttaaattttatgCAACAAGATCCTTGTTGTAAAAAttggaaacacgtctttccacgcGTTTATTTTCTATAACAAGACTCTTGTTATAAAAATTGCAACAACATATCCGGCAACAACACGTAATCTTTCGCTATCGTCGTTCCGCAACAATGTTGTTGTTGTAGAAACTTGGAGTGGATATGGAAGTTCGACGTTGTGGTATGGCTGCTGCTAGCGCTGGTAGTGCGAGGACGATGGTGAGGTAGATGACGCTCCACGCAGGTCATTCGATCCAAATCAAATCCGACGGTCACGAAGGAGGTCGATGCGCGCGCAAACATCCATCGGTTGAACAACAACGTTTTCTAGAAAAAACATTAATATTCACCTGACTGGTTTTCTTTGCTCCGTCCGCCGCCTCGTGGTTGCGCCATGTGCCCCATGGGATCACGCACCGCTTGCCTCTCGCGAGGGAGGCAACGATGACCACATGTGTGGGGCAATGATGTTGCTTATTTGCTTCTCAAATCATCCACGGGCCAGGCTCCAGCCATCATGAACGGTGGTGTCAATCTGCTTCCCCAGATTATCGATGGCCCAAGCTGTGTCCATGGTGGACGCGGGTCTCGTCGTCGGAGAAGATAGATGAAATTTGTTTTTGCAACAAAGGGTTTATTGCAAGACCTATTACAACTACAACATGGCTTTCGTTTTGCAAAAGGGCCCTGTTGCGGCATAAAAAACTCATAAAACTGATCCCGCAACAAGACATTTGTTGTGAAATTTTTATGCAACAAGACTTATATTGtagaaaatgttggaaatatgccctagaggcaatgataaaagtttttattatatttcctgtttaaaaataatcgttttattatccatgctataaatgtattgtgtggatacatagacacaacaatgtccctagcaagtctctagttggctagccagttgatcaaggatagtcaaggttttctggctatgtgcaaagtgttgttgcttgataactgaatcacatcattaggagaatcatgtgatggactagacccaaactatgaacgtagcatattgatcatgccgttttattgctatagttttctacgtgtcaagtatttgttcctatgaccacgagatcatataactcactggcaccaaaggaatgccttgtgtgtatcaaacgtcacaacgtaactgggtgactataaaggtgctctacaggtatctccgaaggtgtccgttgagttagtatggatcaagactggaatttgtctggatgagatcacggacgtcatgaggttttcaggaatggtccagagagaagattgatatataggatgacttcatttggttaccgaaaagttttcgagcattaccgaga encodes:
- the LOC123433315 gene encoding membrane steroid-binding protein 2-like, which encodes MAACSALSAATLRSAAAPVSRRRATASPRLPGKRVSGVVRCSAAPGGHGISGKMAELWQAARSAPPGTVLAAVAAAAVVYKVASGLLAPPPPPPRRRQEVADEALPPALEPVQVGEITADELRQYDGSDPEKPLLMAIKGQIYDVSQSRLFYGPGGPYALFAGKDASRALAKMSFEPQDLTGDVSGLGSFELSALQDWEYKFTSKYVKVGSIKGTGPIEEGNVSTTSEIQEEAAAVKLNGEKAP